A genomic stretch from Kribbella amoyensis includes:
- the pip gene encoding prolyl aminopeptidase, producing the protein MGQETEPYDRGHLDVGDGQLVHWETCGNPNGKPAVVVHGGPGSGAGPFWVRYFDLTKYRVVLLDQRGCGRSLPDAAEPDADLRTNTTAHLIADLEKLRIHLGIEKWLLLGGSWGATLGLAYAERHPGSVSEIVLFSITNTTRREVEWVTREMGRVFPEEWERFRDGVPESERDGNLALAYSKLLHDPDPAIREKAARDWCTWEDVHVSTYGGHKPDPRYDDPVFRLRFARLVTHYWGHAAWLEEGQLVRDAGKLAGIPGVLVHGRLDVSSPVETAWRMARAWPEAELHLVEQEGHGLGGASTGELVRAALERFSDR; encoded by the coding sequence ATGGGCCAGGAGACCGAGCCGTACGACCGCGGGCACCTCGACGTCGGCGACGGGCAGCTCGTCCACTGGGAGACCTGCGGCAATCCGAACGGGAAACCGGCGGTCGTCGTGCACGGCGGACCCGGGTCCGGCGCGGGCCCGTTCTGGGTGCGGTACTTCGACCTGACCAAGTACCGAGTGGTCCTGCTCGACCAGCGCGGCTGTGGGCGAAGCCTGCCGGACGCCGCCGAGCCGGACGCGGATCTCAGGACGAACACCACGGCCCACCTGATCGCGGACCTGGAGAAGCTGCGGATCCACCTCGGCATCGAGAAGTGGCTGCTGCTCGGTGGATCGTGGGGTGCGACGCTCGGTCTCGCGTACGCAGAACGGCATCCGGGTTCGGTGTCCGAGATCGTCCTGTTCAGCATCACCAACACGACGCGGCGCGAGGTCGAGTGGGTGACGCGGGAGATGGGCCGCGTGTTCCCGGAGGAGTGGGAGCGATTCCGGGACGGCGTACCGGAGTCGGAGCGGGACGGGAACCTGGCCCTTGCGTACAGCAAGCTCCTGCACGACCCGGATCCCGCGATCCGCGAGAAGGCGGCGCGGGACTGGTGTACGTGGGAGGACGTGCACGTCTCCACTTACGGCGGGCACAAGCCGGACCCGCGGTACGACGACCCCGTGTTCCGGCTGCGATTCGCGCGGCTGGTCACCCACTACTGGGGGCACGCGGCCTGGTTGGAAGAGGGGCAACTGGTCCGGGACGCGGGCAAGCTGGCAGGGATCCCGGGCGTGCTGGTCCACGGCCGGCTCGACGTCAGCAGCCCGGTCGAGACGGCCTGGCGGATGGCGCGGGCCTGGCCGGAAGCCGAGCTCCACCTGGTCGAACAGGAGGGTCACGGTCTCGGCGGAGCCTCCACGGGCGAGCTGGTGCGGGCCGCGCTGGAGCGGTTCTCGGATCGCTGA
- a CDS encoding phytanoyl-CoA dioxygenase family protein, whose amino-acid sequence MTLAGSDLETDYALDGAAIAHFTEHGFVKLKNVLSPATVAAYEPEITGKVIELNTQHLPMAERDTYGKAFLQVTNLWQDSERVLEFVSSPRLARIAAQLLGVRSVRLYHDQALYKESGGGVTPWHADQYYWPFSTDRCVTVWIPLQETPMEMGPLAFAAGSHTFEHGRDLPISDESEAVLQQALADQDFPEHVGPYELGEVSYHLGWTFHHAHENRTGTPRRVMTVIYVDADMVVSEPVNSEQKADLAAWLPGNQPGDTVSSPLNPILY is encoded by the coding sequence ATGACTCTGGCCGGCAGTGACCTCGAGACCGACTACGCCCTCGACGGCGCGGCGATCGCGCACTTCACGGAGCACGGGTTCGTCAAGCTGAAGAACGTGCTCAGCCCGGCGACCGTGGCGGCGTACGAACCGGAGATCACCGGCAAGGTGATCGAGCTGAACACCCAGCACCTGCCGATGGCCGAGCGGGACACCTACGGCAAGGCGTTCCTGCAGGTGACGAACCTGTGGCAGGACAGCGAGCGGGTACTGGAGTTCGTGTCGTCACCGCGGCTGGCGCGGATCGCGGCGCAGTTGCTCGGCGTCCGCTCGGTCCGGCTGTACCACGACCAGGCGCTGTACAAGGAGTCCGGCGGCGGGGTCACGCCGTGGCACGCGGACCAGTACTACTGGCCGTTCTCGACCGACCGCTGCGTGACGGTGTGGATCCCCCTGCAGGAGACACCGATGGAGATGGGCCCGCTCGCGTTCGCGGCCGGCAGCCATACCTTCGAGCACGGCCGCGACCTGCCGATCAGCGACGAGTCCGAGGCGGTCCTGCAGCAGGCGCTCGCCGACCAGGACTTCCCCGAGCACGTCGGCCCGTACGAGCTCGGCGAGGTCAGCTACCACCTCGGCTGGACCTTCCACCACGCCCACGAGAACCGGACCGGGACCCCGCGCCGGGTGATGACGGTCATCTACGTCGACGCCGACATGGTCGTCTCCGAGCCGGTCAACAGCGAGCAGAAGGCCGACCTCGCCGCCTGGCTCCCCGGCAACCAACCCGGTGACACCGTCTCGTCGCCGCTCAACCCGATCCTGTACTGA
- a CDS encoding helix-turn-helix transcriptional regulator has translation MSETSARLLALLSLLQARRDWPGALLADRLEVSPRTVRRDVDRLRDLGYPVRATKGPDGGYRLDAGADLPPLLFDDDQAIAVAVALQTATTTVTGIEEGALRALATVRQVMPARLRQRVDALQVTTVDRYAGSRRAKVNSEHLIAIGTAVRAHEVLRFDYASPGADADEWRPPRRVEPHHLVTWGGRWYLVGWDLERDDWRTFRVDRMLPKTPTGPRFTPRELPAPDVATYISSRFAGQTQFPCRGEAILQAKASDIVRWAGREAIVEELTPTSCRLILSAWSWTGLAATFGMFESDLEFVGPPELLEAAHHLAARYTAAAS, from the coding sequence ATGTCCGAAACCTCGGCTCGACTCCTGGCGCTGTTGTCCCTGCTGCAGGCCCGCCGCGACTGGCCGGGTGCCCTGCTCGCCGATCGGCTCGAAGTGAGCCCGCGAACGGTCCGCCGGGACGTGGACCGGCTCCGCGACCTCGGCTATCCGGTCCGCGCGACGAAGGGCCCGGACGGTGGGTACCGGCTGGACGCCGGGGCCGACCTGCCACCGCTGCTCTTCGACGACGACCAGGCGATCGCCGTCGCGGTCGCGCTGCAGACCGCGACCACCACGGTCACCGGGATCGAGGAGGGTGCGCTCCGGGCGCTCGCCACCGTGCGCCAGGTGATGCCGGCCCGGCTGCGGCAACGCGTCGACGCCCTCCAGGTCACCACGGTCGACCGGTACGCCGGGTCCCGCCGGGCCAAGGTGAACTCCGAGCACCTGATCGCGATCGGTACCGCGGTCCGGGCCCACGAGGTGCTGCGGTTCGACTACGCCTCACCCGGTGCCGACGCGGACGAGTGGCGGCCACCGCGCCGGGTCGAGCCGCACCACCTGGTCACCTGGGGCGGCCGGTGGTACCTGGTCGGCTGGGACCTGGAGCGGGACGACTGGCGGACCTTCCGGGTGGACCGGATGCTGCCGAAGACGCCGACCGGGCCGCGGTTCACCCCGCGCGAACTGCCCGCACCCGACGTCGCGACGTACATCTCGTCCCGGTTCGCCGGCCAGACCCAGTTCCCGTGCCGCGGTGAGGCGATCCTGCAGGCGAAGGCGTCCGACATCGTCCGCTGGGCCGGCCGCGAGGCGATCGTCGAGGAGCTCACCCCGACGAGTTGCCGGCTGATCCTGTCCGCCTGGTCCTGGACCGGCCTGGCCGCGACCTTCGGCATGTTCGAGTCCGACCTGGAGTTCGTCGGCCCACCCGAGCTGCTCGAAGCCGCGCACCACCTGGCCGCCCGCTACACCGCGGCGGCCTCCTGA